Genomic segment of Dethiosulfovibrio salsuginis:
GGCAAAGACGGAGCCTAAACCGGTCAAGGAAGTCCCAGAAAAACGGAAACCGGTTGAAAAAACCGCCCCTAAAGCGACCCAGCCTACCAAGGCAGAGTCTAAAAATGAGCAGGTCAAGCCAGCTCCGGCCCCTAAGATACCCCCAAGTAACGACGGTGAGGGAGAAGAGGCCAAGAACATCGGTACACAGGGGACTACTCCCCTAAAGACCTCCACCTTGACCTCAGCTGGGGCTGAAGGAGGTAAGAAATCGGCTCAGCCCAAGGGGATCATGTCGGAAAATGACGTAACGGTCATCCACAGGGAACAGCCGGTCTACCCCCTCATCTCCAGAAAGAGAAAGGAACAGGGAACTGTGGCGGTTTTACTGGAGGTGACTTCCGGAAAGGTCTCAGACGCCAAGGTGGAGAGCTCCTCAGGGTCGCCAAGGCTGGACGAATCGGCGGTAAAGGCCCTCCGGGCCTGGAGATTCTCCCAGGACCTGACCGGAACGGTGAGGATTCCGGTGGTATTCACCTTAACTAAATGAGTAGAACTAATCCGAGGGAATGCAACCGTTAGTTTTTCGAGTCCCCTCGGAGAGATCGTTCCGCCTACGCCCTGTTTCGCCCAATCGTATACTCGACCTGCCTGTTTCGTACGAACCGCCTCGGAGGGCACGTCCTGTGCCCCCTCGGCTTGGGGCGACGTCCTGTCGCCCCATTCGACTACACGACGGCAGGTCGAGTATACGGGCTCAAATGGGCTCCGTCGGAACGATCTCTCCGAGGATTAGAGTTTTTAGAGGTTCCCTAAAGACAATAAGAAGCAGGACCGAGAGCGATAAACCACTCCCGGTCCTACTTCTTGTTATCCGAACGGCCTACAGAAGCTTTTTAGACCCCGAATAGACCTCCTCCA
This window contains:
- a CDS encoding energy transducer TonB is translated as MRWAVPILISLILHGLMLSVNWTAELKGRGQIISVRLIPLAQEPGPGPDSPEGGRQKQEPASNPEKPSEPVQEPPGQETSKNNEVQKKPESAPELIQKPLAVEKPQERKVTPKTKPEAEPTQKPVPQKTPAKTEPKPVKEVPEKRKPVEKTAPKATQPTKAESKNEQVKPAPAPKIPPSNDGEGEEAKNIGTQGTTPLKTSTLTSAGAEGGKKSAQPKGIMSENDVTVIHREQPVYPLISRKRKEQGTVAVLLEVTSGKVSDAKVESSSGSPRLDESAVKALRAWRFSQDLTGTVRIPVVFTLTK